Proteins co-encoded in one Caldalkalibacillus uzonensis genomic window:
- a CDS encoding integrase core domain-containing protein yields the protein AFEQYVKSQGIIQSFSRKGCPYDNACIESFHAILKKEEVNHVQYLDFHSASLALFQFIQGWYNRKRIHSRLGYRTPQEVEDLLKHSA from the coding sequence AAGCATTTGAGCAATATGTCAAATCTCAGGGAATCATACAGTCATTCAGCCGAAAGGGATGTCCTTATGACAATGCTTGTATCGAATCATTTCATGCCATCCTAAAGAAAGAGGAAGTCAACCATGTACAGTATCTCGACTTTCATTCGGCAAGCTTAGCCCTATTTCAATTCATACAAGGGTGGTATAACCGTAAAAGAATTCATAGCCGCCTGGGTTACAGAACACCTCAGGAAGTGGAAGATCTTTTGAAACATTCCGCTTAA